Within the Enterobacter bugandensis genome, the region ACAGCCACGGCGCGTCGTCGTAGCCTGGCGCATCGGGGTTAAGCATGGCTTTCGCCGTCGCCACCGCCTGATTCTGCGCGAAGGCCCAGGACTGGATGCACAGGCCGTAGTGATGGTGCTGCGCCACGTCGCCTGCGGCAAAGATGAACGGATCGGACGTGCGTCCCTGGGCGTCCACCACGATCCCCCGCTCGGTGCGAAGTCCCGCATCGCGCGCCAGCTCCAGATTGAGATCGACGCCGATCCCCACCACCACCGCGTCAAAGGTTTCGCGCTGGCCGTCGCAGTGGATGACCGGCAGGCCGTTATCGTCCTCCAGCTCCAGCGCGCCGCAGCCGGTACGGATATCCACCCCCTGCTCGCGATGGATAGCTTCTAAGCGCTGCGACACCTCGCCGCTCACCGAGCGCATGCACAGCGCGGGCTGCTGCTCGAACAGCGTGACCGCTACGCCGCTTTTGCGTGCGGAAGCGGCAATCTCAAGGCCGATCCAGCCGCCGCCGACAATCGCCAGTCTTTTACTTTCCGCCAGACGCGCCTTCAGGCGCTGCGCATCCTGCCAGTGGCGCAGAGTGTAGACCTGCGGATGCGCCGCCCACGCCTGCGAAGGCAGGCGCGCCCGCCCGCCGGTGGCCATTAGGAGAATGTTGTAACTAAGACGTTCGCCGTTGCTTAAACGCACGGTTTTCGCTTCACGATCGACTGATTCAGCATGCAGCGGGCGGTACCAGGTCAGGTTAAGCGCCTGCTGTGCTTCTTCGCTAAACAGCCGCGGGAGCGCCGCGTCCGGCTCCAGCAGAGACGCTTTCGACAGCGGCGGACGTTCGTAGAAATCCCACTCCTCTTCCGCCACCACGCAAATCTCACCGTCGAAGCACTCGTCGCGCAGGGTTTTCGCCGCCCAGCCACCCGCCTGACCGCCGCCGATAATGACAATGCGCGACGTCATACCGCCTCCGGCTTTTTCTGCTGGCGGCGCGTGTCGTGGTCAATCCCGCCTTCTACCGCCCATTCGGTAAAGGAGACCAGGGAGTGCTCCAGCTCGCGCGGCTGCCAGTTTTCGGTCAGATAGTCGTCGTTGGTGTAATACTCAAACGCGCCGCCGGTCGGGCTATTGACGTACCAGAAATAGGCCGACGACACCGGATGGCGGCCCGGCCCGATAAAGGTGCTCCATTCATTTTTATTCATCGCGATACCGCCGCCGATCACC harbors:
- a CDS encoding NAD(P)/FAD-dependent oxidoreductase encodes the protein MTSRIVIIGGGQAGGWAAKTLRDECFDGEICVVAEEEWDFYERPPLSKASLLEPDAALPRLFSEEAQQALNLTWYRPLHAESVDREAKTVRLSNGERLSYNILLMATGGRARLPSQAWAAHPQVYTLRHWQDAQRLKARLAESKRLAIVGGGWIGLEIAASARKSGVAVTLFEQQPALCMRSVSGEVSQRLEAIHREQGVDIRTGCGALELEDDNGLPVIHCDGQRETFDAVVVGIGVDLNLELARDAGLRTERGIVVDAQGRTSDPFIFAAGDVAQHHHYGLCIQSWAFAQNQAVATAKAMLNPDAPGYDDAPWLWSDQYQHNIQILGIPQPGSRTIVREEALYFSLDDNGRLTQLVAFNDARTVKLAKRWMAAGRDLSDVPLADPAFSLMSLR